In one window of Sebaldella sp. S0638 DNA:
- the ispD gene encoding 2-C-methyl-D-erythritol 4-phosphate cytidylyltransferase: MKYYFIVPIAGLGKRMGLNIPKQYYRIKEKPIFISTLEVIEKSKLVDGIYISVNKKDIKLVEAYLREFKITKVKKIVEGGSERQYSIKNALDHIEEDAIIAVQDGVRPNIREEYIENTYEILMAEENLDGLVVGVPVKDTVKVIDKYGFIVSTPERKTLFSAHTPQVFRSAILKEAYEKAEKDSFLGTDDSSLVERIGGRVQVYEGHADNVKITTKEDLRYFE; this comes from the coding sequence ATGAAATATTATTTTATTGTTCCTATCGCAGGACTGGGTAAAAGAATGGGGCTGAATATCCCAAAACAATATTATCGGATAAAAGAAAAACCGATTTTTATATCTACTTTGGAAGTAATAGAAAAAAGTAAACTTGTGGACGGTATATATATATCTGTAAACAAAAAAGATATCAAGCTCGTGGAGGCTTATCTGCGTGAATTCAAAATTACCAAAGTAAAAAAAATAGTGGAGGGCGGAAGCGAAAGACAGTATTCCATAAAGAATGCACTTGACCACATAGAAGAAGATGCCATAATAGCCGTACAGGATGGAGTTCGTCCCAATATAAGAGAAGAATATATAGAGAATACCTACGAAATTCTTATGGCAGAAGAAAATCTTGACGGACTTGTAGTGGGAGTTCCTGTAAAGGACACTGTTAAGGTAATTGATAAATACGGATTTATAGTAAGTACCCCTGAAAGAAAAACTTTATTTTCTGCACACACACCACAGGTATTCAGAAGTGCTATCCTGAAAGAGGCATATGAAAAAGCTGAAAAAGATAGTTTTTTAGGGACTGATGATTCATCCCTTGTGGAAAGAATAGGCGGAAGAGTGCAGGTTTACGAAGGGCATGCTGATAATGTTAAGATAACAACTAAAGAGGATCTTAGATATTTTGAATAG
- the cysS gene encoding cysteine--tRNA ligase, with protein MKFYNTLTNQAEEFRPIEPGKVRMYVCGPTVYNYIHIGNARPIVVFDMLARYFRHKNYVVEYVQNFTDIDDKMINKANEEGKTVSEIADRYIEAFFEDTKKLNISTDIIRPKATEYIEDMIIAIETLIDKGYAYVLNGDVLFDVTKYSEYGKLSNQRPDQLEAGARVEIGENKKNPQDFVLWKNKKDGEPFWKAPWGEGRPGWHIECTAMSHKFFGESFDIHGGGQDLIFPHHENEMAQSRCAYGGNFANYWLHNGYIQLDGEKMSKSKGNFFLLRDVLEEFDGNVFRWFLAGTHYRKPINFSKEDMLAAKAALEKINGALLRAKDFIIENNTKYDNILEESIKEFTEKFDQAMEDDLNTPLAISQIHEFLKDINKFIDNYGKSVIIKEAISVINDRMKNVLGIELKESSLEDLSSSLLDLFIYIRKEARSEKNFKLSDLIRDKLAELGIELKDNKDGTTSYIIK; from the coding sequence ATGAAATTTTATAATACTTTGACTAATCAGGCAGAAGAATTCAGACCGATAGAACCGGGCAAAGTAAGAATGTACGTGTGCGGACCCACTGTGTATAATTATATACATATAGGGAATGCCAGACCTATTGTAGTTTTCGATATGCTGGCAAGGTATTTCAGACATAAAAACTATGTGGTGGAATATGTACAGAATTTTACTGATATTGATGATAAAATGATAAATAAAGCTAATGAAGAAGGAAAAACCGTAAGTGAAATTGCAGACAGATATATAGAGGCCTTCTTTGAAGACACTAAAAAACTGAATATTTCTACGGATATAATCCGTCCTAAGGCAACTGAATATATAGAGGATATGATAATAGCAATAGAAACTCTTATTGATAAAGGATATGCCTATGTGCTGAATGGTGATGTCTTATTTGATGTTACTAAATACAGTGAATACGGAAAGCTGTCTAATCAGAGACCTGATCAGCTTGAAGCAGGAGCAAGAGTAGAAATAGGAGAAAATAAGAAAAACCCTCAGGACTTTGTTTTATGGAAAAATAAAAAAGACGGGGAACCGTTCTGGAAAGCCCCATGGGGCGAAGGAAGACCGGGTTGGCATATAGAATGTACTGCTATGAGTCATAAATTCTTTGGTGAGAGCTTTGATATCCATGGAGGAGGTCAGGATCTTATTTTTCCCCATCATGAAAATGAAATGGCACAGTCAAGATGTGCTTACGGCGGAAACTTCGCGAATTACTGGCTTCATAATGGATATATACAGCTGGACGGAGAAAAAATGTCAAAGTCAAAAGGAAACTTTTTTCTTTTGAGAGATGTTTTGGAAGAATTTGACGGGAATGTATTCAGATGGTTTTTAGCAGGGACTCATTACAGAAAACCAATTAATTTTTCAAAGGAAGATATGCTTGCTGCAAAGGCTGCACTGGAAAAAATAAACGGAGCACTTTTACGGGCTAAGGATTTTATAATTGAAAATAATACAAAATATGATAATATATTAGAAGAGTCTATAAAAGAATTTACAGAAAAATTTGATCAGGCCATGGAAGATGACCTGAATACACCTTTGGCAATATCCCAGATTCATGAATTTTTAAAAGATATAAATAAATTTATTGATAATTATGGAAAATCTGTTATAATAAAAGAAGCGATTTCTGTTATTAATGACAGAATGAAAAATGTACTGGGAATAGAGTTAAAAGAAAGCAGTCTGGAAGATTTAAGTTCAAGTCTGTTAGACTTATTTATCTATATAAGAAAAGAAGCCAGAAGCGAAAAAAACTTTAAGTTATCTGATTTAATCAGGGACAAACTTGCTGAACTTGGAATAGAATTAAAAGATAATAAAGACGGGACAACGAGCTATATAATAAAATAA
- a CDS encoding rod shape-determining protein, whose protein sequence is MGFFSRTFNFFRIKKSLAIDLGTANTLIYDRQKKRIVLNEPSVVAQDRKTKKVIAVGKEAREMLGKTPDSIIAVKPLKDGVIADFDVTREMLRLFLHKIYGRSPFKPEVMICVPLEVTSVEKKALFDSITGAKKVYIIEEGRAAVLGSGVNISAPEGNMVIDIGGGSTDIAILSLDEIVVSKSLRIASNTFDDDIIKYVKKKYSLLIGERTAEKIKKELGTAIPLEEEEIIDIKGRDLITGLPKTVKLSSNEIYEAIRDSLYEIINNTKEVLEKCPPELVVDILDNGIVMTGGGSLVRNFTNLMEEETKINVFLAEKPLESVVLGGGLAFDNRNLLRTLQMKENT, encoded by the coding sequence ATGGGATTTTTTTCTAGAACATTCAATTTTTTTAGAATAAAAAAGAGTTTGGCAATTGATTTGGGAACAGCCAATACGCTGATTTACGACAGACAGAAGAAGAGGATAGTGCTTAATGAGCCGTCAGTTGTAGCGCAGGACAGAAAGACAAAAAAAGTTATAGCAGTAGGAAAAGAAGCAAGAGAAATGTTAGGGAAAACACCTGACAGTATTATTGCGGTAAAGCCTCTAAAGGACGGAGTAATAGCTGATTTTGACGTTACGAGAGAAATGCTTAGATTATTTTTACATAAAATTTACGGAAGATCGCCTTTTAAGCCGGAAGTGATGATATGTGTGCCTTTGGAAGTGACTTCTGTAGAGAAAAAAGCCCTGTTTGATTCAATTACCGGAGCTAAAAAAGTGTACATAATAGAAGAGGGAAGAGCAGCAGTTCTGGGATCGGGAGTAAATATTTCCGCACCTGAAGGGAACATGGTTATAGATATAGGAGGAGGTTCTACTGATATAGCAATTCTGTCTCTTGACGAGATAGTAGTCAGCAAGTCTCTGAGAATAGCGAGTAACACATTTGATGATGATATCATTAAGTATGTTAAGAAAAAATACAGCCTTCTTATAGGGGAAAGAACAGCAGAAAAGATAAAAAAAGAACTTGGTACTGCAATCCCGCTTGAAGAAGAAGAAATAATAGACATAAAAGGAAGAGACTTAATTACAGGACTTCCAAAGACTGTAAAGCTTTCTTCTAATGAAATATATGAAGCAATAAGAGATTCATTATATGAAATTATAAATAACACAAAAGAAGTATTGGAAAAATGTCCGCCTGAACTGGTTGTTGATATTTTGGATAATGGTATAGTTATGACAGGCGGAGGTTCGCTTGTAAGAAACTTTACTAATCTTATGGAAGAAGAGACAAAGATAAATGTATTCCTTGCTGAAAAACCGCTGGAATCAGTTGTTCTGGGCGGAGGACTGGCATTTGACAACAGAAATCTTCTGAGAACTCTTCAAATGAAGGAAAATACATAG
- a CDS encoding ATPase, with the protein MSIKDLKDTFLIDRLINEAAKDKESASYLFYGDKRVDLLFYALEFSKLFLCENLKDNDYCGECNVCRSIDNYTYPDIEIINKDEQGVKIDDVREIILNAIESPYKAKKKVYILNGLEKLRKESANALLKIIEEPPKNLYFILLSKSLNIIPTIKSRVMTFVIKPLDIETLEVEKEVYYFFDGNVKDIELWKKEKQDINYKQIPLEELFRNIEIFYLYNELTELLMRVQMEKIFNDKKEFMNKPDFKTFKDYTKELIEIYEDTEDSFDVEKLKNNDDFALHLPSINLYLKEIYLKIKINYIQSIETLGKNYKYYKNSEKIEVNQKINDIFTKNKKDLKNFLDRLIFIRKNKIKNLKKIIEIKNSIDNNVNIRALISNFFMFYE; encoded by the coding sequence ATGAGCATAAAGGATCTTAAAGATACTTTTTTAATAGACAGACTGATTAATGAGGCTGCTAAAGATAAAGAAAGTGCAAGTTATCTTTTTTATGGTGATAAAAGAGTAGACTTGCTTTTTTATGCTTTGGAGTTTTCAAAACTTTTTTTGTGTGAAAATTTAAAGGATAATGATTACTGCGGTGAGTGTAATGTGTGCAGAAGTATTGATAATTACACATATCCGGATATAGAGATAATAAATAAGGATGAGCAGGGTGTAAAAATAGACGATGTACGGGAAATAATCCTGAATGCCATAGAATCGCCGTATAAGGCTAAGAAAAAGGTTTATATCCTGAACGGATTAGAAAAACTGCGTAAAGAATCAGCAAATGCATTATTGAAAATAATTGAAGAACCACCGAAAAATCTTTACTTCATACTCCTTTCAAAGAGCCTGAACATAATTCCAACCATAAAATCGAGAGTTATGACTTTTGTAATAAAACCTCTTGATATAGAAACTCTGGAAGTAGAAAAGGAAGTCTACTATTTTTTTGACGGGAATGTAAAGGATATAGAACTGTGGAAAAAAGAAAAACAGGATATAAATTATAAACAGATTCCGCTTGAGGAGCTTTTTAGAAATATTGAGATATTTTATCTTTATAATGAGCTTACAGAACTGCTAATGAGAGTTCAGATGGAAAAAATATTTAATGATAAAAAGGAATTTATGAATAAGCCGGACTTTAAGACTTTTAAGGATTATACAAAGGAACTGATAGAAATATACGAAGATACAGAAGATTCTTTTGATGTGGAAAAACTTAAGAATAATGACGACTTCGCCCTTCATCTTCCAAGCATAAATCTGTATCTTAAGGAAATATATCTGAAAATAAAGATAAATTATATACAAAGTATTGAAACTCTTGGTAAAAATTATAAATATTATAAAAATTCCGAAAAAATAGAAGTTAATCAAAAAATCAACGATATTTTTACAAAAAATAAAAAAGATCTGAAGAATTTTTTAGACAGATTGATTTTTATAAGAAAAAATAAAATTAAAAATCTGAAAAAGATAATAGAAATAAAAAATAGTATTGATAATAATGTTAATATAAGAGCTTTAATTTCCAATTTTTTTATGTTTTATGAATAA